A region of the Deltaproteobacteria bacterium PRO3 genome:
CGCCGAGGGCAAGGTCACCGACGAAGTGATCTATTGCTCGGCCTTGGATGAAGAGGGTTTCTACATCGCCCAGGCCAACGCCGCGGTCGACGAAAAGGGCCACTTCAAGAACGACTTGGTCAGCTGCCGCAAGAACGGCGAGTTCGTTATGGTCCAGCCCAAGGAAGTTGAGCTGATGGACGTCTCGCCCAACCAGCTGGTCTCGATCGCCGCCTCGCTGATTCCCTTCCTCGAGCACGACGACGCGAACCGCGCCTTGATGGGTTCCAACATGCAACGCCAGGCCGTGCCGCTGCTGCGCAGCGAGACGCCCCTGGTCGGCACCGGCGTCGAGAAGAAGGTCGCCGAGGACAGCGGCGTAACGATCCGCGCCCGCCGCTCCGGCGTCATCCAAAGCGTCGACGCCGACCGCATCGTCGTCAAGGCCGAGAAGACCTCCCGCAAGGAGAGCTCCGAGGTCGACATCTACAATTTGGTCAAGTACCGCCGCTCCAACCAAAACACCTGCTACAACCAGAAGCCGGTCGTGAAGGCGGGCCAAAAGGTCCGCGAGGGTGACACCCTGGCCGACGGACCCTCCACCGAGATCGGCGAGTTGGCGCTGGGGCAGAACGTGCTCGTCGCCTTCATGCCCTGGGGCGGCTACAACTTCGAGGACTCGATCCTCATCTCCGAGAACCTGGTCAAGAACGACATCTTCACCTCGATCCACATCGAAGAGTTCGAGTGCGTCGCCCGCGACACCAAGCTGGGCAAGGAAGAGATCACCCGCGATATCCCCAACGTCGGCGAAGAGGCCCTCAAGGACCTGGACGACAGCGGCATTATCCGCATCGGCGCCGAAGTGAAGCCGGGCGACATTCTGGTCGGCAAGATCACCCCCAAGGGCGAGACCCAGCTCAGCCCCGAAGAGAAGCTGCTGCGCGCCATTTTCGGCGAGAAGGCCGGCGACGTGAAAGACACCTCGCTGCGCGTCCCGCCGGGCGTCGGCGGCATCATCATCGGGGCCCAGGTCTTCTCCCGCGAGGGGGCCGAGCTCGACGAGCGCGCCAAGGAGATCCAATCCGCCGAGTCCGACAAGCTGAAGAAGGATCTGGACGACGAGATCAAGATCCTCCAGGACAGCTCCGCCAAGAAGATCCGGCAGCTGCTGGTGGGCCGCGTCAGCTCCTCGAAGGTCGTCGACGACGAGACCGACAAGGTCTACCTGACCAAGGGCAAGAGCATCACCAACGCTACCCTCGATCAGATGCCCGTGAGCAAGTGGTCCGAGATCACCGTCCAGGACGGCGACGACATTGAGGCCGAGCTGGGCGAGCTCTTCGAGGCCATGGAAGAGCAGGTCGAGTTCTCCAAGATGGTCTACGACCAGAAGATCAACAAGCTCAAGAAGGGCGACGAACTGCCCCCGGGCGTCATCAAGATGGTGAAGGTCTACGTCGCGATCAAGCGCAAGATCTCGGTCGGCGACAAGGTCGCCGGACGCCACGGAAACAAGGGCGTCATCTCGCGCATCCTGCCGATGGAAGACATGCCCTACATGGAAGACGGGCGTCCCGTCGAGGTGGTGCTCAACCCGCTCGGCGTTCCTTCCCGCATGAACATCGGGCAGATCCTCGAGGTCCACTTGGGTTGGGCCGCGCGCGGCCTGGGCGAAAAGATCCATCGCCTGGTCGAAGAGGCGCAGAGCAAGGAAAACCTGGTGGCCCTGCTGAAGAAGGTCTACGGAAAAAATCCCTCGGCGGCGCAGCTCGAGGACATGACGCAGGCTCAGCTCCTCGAGCTGGTCAAGCACATGTTCCGCGGCATGCATACCGCCACGCCGGTCTTCGACGGCGCCAAGGAGAGCGAGATCAAAGAGATGCTCAAGCTGGCCGACCTGCCCGAATCCGGCCAGACGGTGCTCTTCGACGGACGCACCGGCGAGGCCTTCGAGCAGCCGGTTACCGTCGGCATCATGTACATCCTCAAGCTGCACCACTTGGTCGACGACAAGATCCACGCGCGCTCCATCGGGCCCTACTCGCTGGTCACCCAGCAGCCCCTGGGCGGCAAGGCGCAGTTCGGCGGCCAGCGCTTGGGCGAAATGGAAGTCTGGGCGATGGAGGCCTACGGCGCCGCGTACTCGCTGCAGGAGTTCCTGACGGTGAAGTCCGACGACGTCATCGGTCGTACCCGGATGTACGAGGCCATCGTCAAGGGCGAGAACAACCTCGAGCCCGGTCTGCCCGAGTCTTTCAACGTCTTGGTGAAGGAACTACAAAGCCTGGCGCTGAACGTGGAGCTGATTGAAGCAAAGTAGGGGCGGGACATGTCCTGCCGCTAGGTCGCGAAAAAATTGAAGGTAATAAGCATTGATGGGTTCTCTTGATTGAGAACCCGGAGGAAAAAATGGATATCCAAAATTTCTTCGAAAAGCCCAAAGACCCGCTGTCCTTCTCGGGAATCAAAATCTCCCTGGCTTCCCCCGAGATGATCCGGTCCTGGTCGCACGGCGAGGTCAAGAAGCCCGAGACCATCAACTACCGCACCTTCAAGCCGGAGCGCGACGGCCTGTTCTGCGCCAAGATCTTCGGTCCGGTGAAGGACTACGAGTGCAACTGCGGCAAGTACAAGCGCATGAAGCACCGCGGGATCATCTGCGAAAAATGCGGCGTCGAGGTCATCCAGTCCAAGGTTCGCCGCGAGCGCATGGGCCACATCAACTTGGCCACGCCGGTCGCCCATATCTGGTTTTTGAAGAGCCTGCCGTCCCGCATCGGCACCATCCTCGACACCACGCTGAAGGACCTCGAGAAAGTCCTCTACTGCGAGGCTTACGTCGTCACCGATCCCGGCACCAGCACACTCAGCGAGGGCGAAATCCTGACCGAAGATAAATTTCAAAAGGCCCGTGAGGAGTTTCTCGACGGCTTTACCGCGCGCATGGGCGGCGAGGCGGTCCTCGAGCTGCTCAAGAAGATCGACTGCGACGAGCTCGCCAAGAAGCTGCGCAAAGACCTCACCAAGACCAAGAGCGAGGCTACCAAGAAGAAGATCGCCAAGCGGTTAAAAGTGGTCGAGGCCTTCCGCGATTCCGCCAACAAGCCCGATTGGATGATGATGGAAGTCATTCCGGTCATCCCGCCCGACCTGCGTCCCCTGGTCCCGCTGGAAGGCGGCCGTTTCGCGACCAGCGATCTCAACGATCTCTATCGCCGCGTCATCAATCGTAACAACCGCCTGAAGCGCCTGATGGAATTGAACGCCCCGGACATCATCATCCGCAACGAGAAGCGGATGCTGCAAGAGGCCGTGGACGCGCTTTTCGACAACGGCCGCCGCGGCAAGGTCTTCACCGGCCCCAACCGCCGCCCGCTCCGCTCGCTCTCCGACATGCTGAAGGGTAAGCAGGGGCGCTTCCGCCAGAACCTGCTCGGCAAGCGCGTCGATTACTCCGGCCGTTCGGTCATCGTGGTCGGCCCCAACCTCAAGCTGCACCAATGCGGCCTGCCGAAGATCATGGCCCTCGAGCTGTTCCGTCCCTTCATTTACCACAAGCTTGAGATCCGCGGTTACGTCTCCACCATCAAGTCCGCCAAGAAGATGGTCGAGAAGCAGCTGCCCGAGGTGTGGGACGTGCTCGACGAGGTCATCCAAGAGCACCCCATCCTACTCAACCGCGCGCCCACCTTGCACCGCCTCGGCATCCAGGCCTTCGAGCCGGTGCTGGTCGAGGGCAAGGCGATCCAGCTGCACCCGCTGGTCTGTGCGGCCTTCAACGCCGACTTCGACGGCGACCAGATGGCCGTCCACGTGCCGCTTTCCATCGAGGCGCAGCTCGAGGCCCGCGTCCTGATGATGTCGACCAACAACATCCTCTCGCCCGCCAGCGGCAAGCCGATCATCGTGCCCACGCAGGACATGGTCTTGGGCATCTACTACATGACCCGCGAGCGCCTGCACGCGAAGGGCGAGGGCAAGAGCTTCGCCAGCCCCGAGGAGGTCGCACTGGCCTACGAGACCAAGGCCCTCGACTTGCAGGCGAAGATCAAGGTGCGCATCAACGGCGAGCGCGTCGAGACGACGACCGGCCGCATCATGCTCTACGAAATCATCCCCTCCAAGATTCCCTTCAGCGTCATCAACAAGACGATGGACAAGAAATCGATCGCCGACCTGGTCGACCGCTGTTACCGCGTCGCCGGCGACAAGGAGACCGTGCTGTTGGCCGACCGTCTGAAGGACATCGGTTTCAAATACTCGACGAAGGCCGGCATCTCGATCTGCCTCGACGACATGAAGATCCCGTCGGCCAAGAACTCGATGCTCGAGACCGCCTACAACGAGGTCCGGGACGTCGAAAACCAATACATCGACGGCTTGATCACCGACGGCGAGCGCTACAACAAGATCGTCGACATCTGGGCCCAAGTCACCGAGGGCATCGCCACCGAAATGCTCAAGCAGATGAGCACCGAGAAGGTGACGCAGGACGACGGCACCGAAAAGACCCTGCCCAGCTTCAACCCGATTTACATCATGGCCGACTCCGGCGCCCGCGGCAGCGCGATGCAGATGCGCCAGCTGGCCGGGATGCGCGGACTGATGGCCAAGCCCTCCGGCGAGATCATCGAGACCCCGATCACGGCCAACTTCCGCGAAGGCCTCACCGTGTTGCAATACTTCATTTCGACGCACGGCGCCCGCAAGGGTCTGGCCGACACCGCGCTTAAGACTGCCAACTCCGGCTACCTGACGCGCCGTCTGGTCGACGTGGCCAACGACGTCGTCATCGCCGAGGTGGACTGCGGCACCCTGGACGGCATCTGGATGTCGCCCCTGGTGGAGGGCGGCGAGGTCATCGAGCCGTTGGGCGACCGCATCCTCGGCCGCGTCGTCCTCGAGGACGTGAAGGATCCTTACACCGGCGAGATGCTGGTGAAGGCCGGCACCGAGATCGACGAGAAACTGGTCGAAATCATTCAGGACTCGGGCATCGAGAAGGTCCGCATTCGTTCGGTGCTGACCTGCCAATCCGAGCGCGGCGTCTGCTCGCTTTGCTACGGCCGCGACCTGGCCCGCGGACAGCTCGTCAACCTGGGCGAGGCGGTGGGCGTCATCGCCGCACAGGCGATCGGCGAGCCCGGCACCCAGTTGACCATGCGTACCTTCCACGTCGGCGGCGCCGCCTCCCGGCGCGCCGAGCAGTCGACGTTGGACAACCGCAACGAGGGTCTCGTCAAGCTGATCGACGTCAAGACGGTCAAAAACCGCGAGGGTTCCCTGACGGTCATGAACCGCCACGGCGAGCTGGCCATCGTCGACGATGCCGGACGCGAGCGCGAGAAGTACACCCTCACCTACGGCGCCAAGCTCCTGGTGAAGGACGGCCAGCGCGTCGCCGCGAAGACCCTGCTCTCCGAGTGGGATCCTTACTCGATTCCGATCTTGACCGAGGTCGACGGCAAGGTGAAGTTCGGCGACATCGTCGACAGCGTCACCATGCAAGAGCAGGTCGACGAAGTCACGGGTCTCTCCCGCAAGGTCATCACCGAGTCGAAGCAGGCCGACATGCGGCCCCGCGTCTCGATCAAGGACGAGCGCGGCCAGACCCGCAAGCTGCCCAGCTCGAACAACGAGGCACGGTACTTGCTGCCGATCGGCGCCAACATCACGGTCGGCGAAGGCCAGGACGTGATCGCCGGCGACGTCATCGCCAAGATCCCGCGGGAAACCACCAAGACCAAGGACATCACCGGCGGTCTGCCGCGCGTCGCCGAGCTCTTCGAGGCCCGTAAGCCCAAAGAGGTTGCGATCATCGCGGAGGTCGACGGCGTGGTCAGCTTCGGCAAAGACACCAAGGGCAAGCGCAAGGTGCTGGTCACCCCCGAGGTCGGCGAAGCCAAGGAATACCTGGTCGCCAAGGGCAAGCACTTGGCGGTGCGCGAAGGCGACTATGTCAAGGCAGGAGAGCCCCTCATGGACGGCTCCTCCAACCCGCACGACATCCTCAAGGTCCTGGGCGA
Encoded here:
- the rpoB gene encoding DNA-directed RNA polymerase subunit beta, with translation AEGKVTDEVIYCSALDEEGFYIAQANAAVDEKGHFKNDLVSCRKNGEFVMVQPKEVELMDVSPNQLVSIAASLIPFLEHDDANRALMGSNMQRQAVPLLRSETPLVGTGVEKKVAEDSGVTIRARRSGVIQSVDADRIVVKAEKTSRKESSEVDIYNLVKYRRSNQNTCYNQKPVVKAGQKVREGDTLADGPSTEIGELALGQNVLVAFMPWGGYNFEDSILISENLVKNDIFTSIHIEEFECVARDTKLGKEEITRDIPNVGEEALKDLDDSGIIRIGAEVKPGDILVGKITPKGETQLSPEEKLLRAIFGEKAGDVKDTSLRVPPGVGGIIIGAQVFSREGAELDERAKEIQSAESDKLKKDLDDEIKILQDSSAKKIRQLLVGRVSSSKVVDDETDKVYLTKGKSITNATLDQMPVSKWSEITVQDGDDIEAELGELFEAMEEQVEFSKMVYDQKINKLKKGDELPPGVIKMVKVYVAIKRKISVGDKVAGRHGNKGVISRILPMEDMPYMEDGRPVEVVLNPLGVPSRMNIGQILEVHLGWAARGLGEKIHRLVEEAQSKENLVALLKKVYGKNPSAAQLEDMTQAQLLELVKHMFRGMHTATPVFDGAKESEIKEMLKLADLPESGQTVLFDGRTGEAFEQPVTVGIMYILKLHHLVDDKIHARSIGPYSLVTQQPLGGKAQFGGQRLGEMEVWAMEAYGAAYSLQEFLTVKSDDVIGRTRMYEAIVKGENNLEPGLPESFNVLVKELQSLALNVELIEAK
- the rpoC gene encoding DNA-directed RNA polymerase subunit beta' → MDIQNFFEKPKDPLSFSGIKISLASPEMIRSWSHGEVKKPETINYRTFKPERDGLFCAKIFGPVKDYECNCGKYKRMKHRGIICEKCGVEVIQSKVRRERMGHINLATPVAHIWFLKSLPSRIGTILDTTLKDLEKVLYCEAYVVTDPGTSTLSEGEILTEDKFQKAREEFLDGFTARMGGEAVLELLKKIDCDELAKKLRKDLTKTKSEATKKKIAKRLKVVEAFRDSANKPDWMMMEVIPVIPPDLRPLVPLEGGRFATSDLNDLYRRVINRNNRLKRLMELNAPDIIIRNEKRMLQEAVDALFDNGRRGKVFTGPNRRPLRSLSDMLKGKQGRFRQNLLGKRVDYSGRSVIVVGPNLKLHQCGLPKIMALELFRPFIYHKLEIRGYVSTIKSAKKMVEKQLPEVWDVLDEVIQEHPILLNRAPTLHRLGIQAFEPVLVEGKAIQLHPLVCAAFNADFDGDQMAVHVPLSIEAQLEARVLMMSTNNILSPASGKPIIVPTQDMVLGIYYMTRERLHAKGEGKSFASPEEVALAYETKALDLQAKIKVRINGERVETTTGRIMLYEIIPSKIPFSVINKTMDKKSIADLVDRCYRVAGDKETVLLADRLKDIGFKYSTKAGISICLDDMKIPSAKNSMLETAYNEVRDVENQYIDGLITDGERYNKIVDIWAQVTEGIATEMLKQMSTEKVTQDDGTEKTLPSFNPIYIMADSGARGSAMQMRQLAGMRGLMAKPSGEIIETPITANFREGLTVLQYFISTHGARKGLADTALKTANSGYLTRRLVDVANDVVIAEVDCGTLDGIWMSPLVEGGEVIEPLGDRILGRVVLEDVKDPYTGEMLVKAGTEIDEKLVEIIQDSGIEKVRIRSVLTCQSERGVCSLCYGRDLARGQLVNLGEAVGVIAAQAIGEPGTQLTMRTFHVGGAASRRAEQSTLDNRNEGLVKLIDVKTVKNREGSLTVMNRHGELAIVDDAGREREKYTLTYGAKLLVKDGQRVAAKTLLSEWDPYSIPILTEVDGKVKFGDIVDSVTMQEQVDEVTGLSRKVITESKQADMRPRVSIKDERGQTRKLPSSNNEARYLLPIGANITVGEGQDVIAGDVIAKIPRETTKTKDITGGLPRVAELFEARKPKEVAIIAEVDGVVSFGKDTKGKRKVLVTPEVGEAKEYLVAKGKHLAVREGDYVKAGEPLMDGSSNPHDILKVLGEKALAKYLVDEIQEVYRLQGVKINDKHIETIVRQMLRKVRIKDAGDTNFLIDDTVERDEFERINAQIRAKKGKPASGEPMLLGITKASLSTESFVSAASFQETTRVLTEAAVSGKVDHLRGLKENVIMGRLIPAGTGLRHYRDLKMEVDEAEEEVEAATSHLSA